CGGGCGGGTGCCGGTGTTCGCGGGCGCGGGCGGCCCGCTCGGCACGGCGCTCACCCAGGCGCGGGCCGCGCGCGAGGCGGGCGCCGACGGGCTGCTGCTCATGCCGCCGTACCTGGCGCAGGGTCCCGGGCACGGCTTCGCCGCCTACGTGGCGGCGGTGGCCGCGGAGCTGCCGGTGATCGTCTACCAGCGGGGCTCGGTGGTGCTGGAGCCGGAGGCCGTGGTCGAGCTGGCCGGGCTCCCCGGGGTGATCGGGCTCAAGGACGGCGTGGGCGACATCGACCGGATGCAGCGGATCGTTCTGGCGGTGCGGGAGACGTACCCGGACTTCCTGTTCTTCAACGGGCTGCCGACGGCCGAGCTGACCATGCCCGCCTACCGGGGCATCGGCGTGGAGCTGTACTCCAGCGCGGTCTTCGCGTTCGCGCCGGAGATCGCGCTGGCCTATCTGAACGGTGACGAGCGGCTGCTCACCGGGTTCTACGCCCCGCTCGTACGGCTGCGCGGCAAGGTACCCGGCTACCCGGTCGCCCTGGTCAAGGCCGGGGTACGGCTGCGCGGCCTGGACGTGGGCGCCGTCCGCCCGCCGCTGGTCGAGCCGACCGAGGAGCACCTGGCGGAGCTGGAGCAGCTGATCAAGACGGGGCTGGAGCTGGCGGCGTCATGACGATCGCCGACCTGCGTACCTCGCTGCGAACGGTCCCGCTGCCGCGACCCTGGGGCGCCGACGTGCCCGCCAACCACGTGGTCGTGTGCGAGGTCACGCTGAAGGACGGGCGGAGCGGGACGGGGTTCTCGTGGACGCCGCAGATCGGGGCGCACGCCGTACAGGCCCTGCTCGACCACGACCTGCGTGAGGCGCTGATCGGGCTGCCCGCGCACCCCGAGGTGGTGTGGGACCGGCTCTGGCGGCACCTGCGCGAGGCGGGGCCCGGCGGGATCACCACGATCGCGCTGGCCGGGATCGACCTGGCGCTGTGGGACCTGCGCTGCGGCGAGCGCGGGCTGGCCGACGTGCTGGGGCGGCGGCGCGACGAGGTGCCCGTCTACGGCAGCGGCGTCAACCTGCACTACTCGCTGGGGGAGCTGGTGGCGCAGGTCCGGCGCTGGGTGGCGGCCGGGTACCGGGGCGTCAAGATCAAGGTGGGCCGGCCCGACCTGGCGGAGGACGTGGCCCGGGTGGCCGCCGTCCGCGAGGTGATCGGGCCCGACCGGCTGCTGATGATCGACGCGAACCAGCGGTGGGACCTGCATCGGGCCAGGCGGGCCATTTCCGCGCTGCGGGAGTTCGGGCTGCACTGGATCGAGGAGCCGCTGCCCGCCGACGACGTGGCCGCGCACGTGGAGCTGCGGCGCTCCATCGACGTTCCGGTGGCGGTGGGCGAGAACGTCTACACCACGTACGGGTTCCGCGACCTGCTGGCCGCGGGCGCGTGCGACGTCGTCCAGCCGAACGTGGTGCGGGTCGGCGGGATCACGCCGTTCCTGCGGATCGTGGAGCTGGCCAGGACGTACGATGTACCGGTCTATCCGCACCTGCTGAGCGACGTGTCCGGCCAGCTCGCGCTGGCCCTGCCGCTGCCGGTCATGGCGGAGGACGTGGAGGACGCGTCGTTCGCGGCGCTCGGGCTGCTGGAGGAGCCGTACCCGGTGAACGTGTCCGACGGGGTGCTGCGGGCGAGCGAGCACGCGGGGCTGGGACTGAGGTGGTCCCGATGAACGGCCCAATGAACGGCCCAGTGAACGGCCCCGTGAAGGTCGTACTCGCCGGCGCGCACGGGCACGGGCGGCACCATCTCGGCAACCTGCGCAGGCTGACCCATCTGGGGCAGATCGAGCTGGCCGGGATCTGCGACGTGCGGCCCGCCGAGGTGGACTTCGCCTCGCCGCTGCAGTCGCCCGACCTGGGCGAGCTCCTCGCGAAGACCGGCGCGGACATCACGGTCATCTGCACGCCGATCCACACGCACGCCGACCTCGCGGTCACCGCCCTGCGTGCCGGGTCGAACGTGCTGCTGGAGAAGCCGCCCGCCGCCAGCCCCTCCGAGCACGCGCGGATCGCCGCGGCGGTGGCGGAGACGGGGCTCGCCTGCCAGGTGGGCTTCCAGTCCCTGGGCTCGGCGGCGATCCCGGCGCTCCGCTCGCTGATCGCCGACGGCGCCATCGGGCGCGTGCGCGGCATCGGCGGCGCGGGCGCCTGGGAGCGGCCCTCGTCGTACTTCACCAGGTCCACCTGGGCGGGCAAGCGCCGGCTCGACGGCGTGGACGTGGTGGACGGCGCGCTGACGAACCCGTTCGCGCACGCCGTCGCGACCGCCCTGGCCCTGGTGGACGGCCCGATCGCGGAGATCGAGACCGAGCTCTACCACGCGAATCCGATCGAGTCGGACGACACGTCCTGCCTGCGGATCCGGCTCGACGACGGTCTCGTGATCACGATCGCGGTGACGCTCTGCGCGACCGGCAGGAGCGAGCCGTACCTGATCGTGCACGGCGACGCGGGCCGCGCCACGCTCGTCTACACGCAGGACCAGCTCAAGGTCGAGCTCCCGGACGGCTCGGTCACGACGACCGTGTACGAGCGTACGGACCTGCTGGAGAACCTCATCGACCACCTCCGCACGGGCGCGGACCTGCTGGTGCCGCTCGCCGCCACGGAGTCGTTCACGCAGGTGCTGGACGCGGTCCGGCTGGCCCCCGAGCCGTCGCCGATCCCGGAGCGGCACCAGGTCGTCGAGCGGGATCCCGAGTCCGGCGAGGTCACGCAGCGGTTCCTGCCGGGCGTCGCCGAGCTGACCGCGCGCAGCGCCGAGGAGCTGGCGCTGTACTCGGAGCTGGACGTGCCGTGGACGACGGTGGAGCTGCGCGTCGCCGACACGGCGGTGGCCTCCTACGAATGGCGGCCCGACCTGCCGGTCACCGACTCGCCCCGGCCCTACCTGCACCCGGTGCGCACGCTCGGCGGCGTGGAGGTCACCCAGCTGCGTCCCGAGGACCACGTGCACCACCTCGGGGTCGGAGTCGCGATCTCCGACCTGGGCGGCGCGAACTTCTGGGGCGGGCGCACCTACGTCAAGGACCAGGGTCCGACCTGGCTGGACGATCACGGCGTGCAGCGGCACCTGGCGTTCCCGCGGCTGGACGACGACGGCTTCGCCGAGCAGCTGGAGTGGGTGGGCCCCGGCGGGCGGCTGATGGCGCGCGAGGAGCGTACGGTGCTCGCCCGGCCCATCGACGGGGCGTGGGCGCTGGAGTTCTCCTTCACGCTGACGAACCTCGCCGGCGCGCCCATAGAGATCCACAGCTCGGCGACCAAGGGCCGGGAGGGCGCGGGCTACGGCGGGTTCTTCTGGCGCGCGCCGGGAACCTCCACCGGCCGGGTCACCCTCCCCGGGGACGAGCACGCGGTGCACGGCAGCCGTTCCCCGTGGGTGGCCATGGCGGGCACCGCGCCCGAGGGCCGCGACTGGACGCTGGTCTTCGCCCAGACGGCCGACGATCCGTGGTTCGTACGGGTGGAGCACTATCCGGGAGTGGGCCAGGCCCTGGCGTGGGACCGGCCGCTGGTGCTGGAGAGCACGCTGACGAGGCGGGTCGTCACCGCCGTGATCGACGGGCGGCTGGACCCGGCCTCGGCCTCCGCCGTCGCCCGCGACCTGCTGCGATGACGGGGTGGTGGCGGCTCGAGCCGAGCCGCCACCACCGCGTGGCTCAGCTCTTGGACGCCCTGCGGGAGCGCGCGGCGGCCGCGAGGACGTCGAGCAGGCGCTCCGTCTCGTCCCAGCCGACGCAGGAGTCGGTGATGCTCTGCCCGTACGTCAGGCCCTCGCGGGGGCCGGGCTCCTGCCGGCCGGGGACGATGAAGCTCTCCACCATCAGACCGGCGATCCCTTCCTCGCCCTCCGCGATGCGGGCGGCGAGCTCCCTGACCACGGCCGCCTGACGTACGTGGTCCTTGCCGCTGTTGCCGTGGCTGGCGTCCACGATCAGACGCTCCGGCCGCTGGGCCTTCCGCAGCAGCGCGAGGGCGTCGCCCACGGAGTCCACGTCGTAATTGGGGCCGCCACGGCCGCCGCGGAGAATGATGTGGCAGTCCGGATTGCCCTTCGTGCTCACCACCGCGGCCCGCCCCTCGTCGTCGATGCCGAAGAAGACCTGCGGGTGGGCGGCGGCGTGCACGCCGTCGATGGCCACCTGCACGTCGCCGTCCGTGGCGTTCTTGAAGCCGACGGGCATGGACAGGCCGGAGGTGAGCTGCCGGTGTACCTGGCTCTCGGGTGTACGCGCGCCGATCGCCCCCCACGTGACGGCGTCGGCGATGTACTGCGGGCTGGTGGGCTCCAGGAACTCGCAGCCGACGGGCAGTCCCGTGCCGAGCACGTCGAGGAGCACGGTGCGGGCGAGGTGCAGACCTCGTCGCACGTCATGGCCGCCGTCGATGTCCGGGTCGTTGATCAGCCCTTTCCAGCCGATGGTCGTCCGCGGCTTCTCGAAGTAGACGCGCATGACCACGCACAGGGCATCCTCCATGCCGCGGGTGGCCGCGGCCAGACGGCGGGCGTAGTCAAGTGCCGCCTCCGGGTCGTGTACGGAGCACGGTCCGATGACGAGCAGCAGCCGATCGTCGTCACCGGCGAGAATGTCGCGGACGGCACGACGGCTCGCCGCGACGAACTCCTCTTTCTCCTCCCCCAACGGGAGTTCCGCGCGAAGCTCCGCGGGTGCGGACAGGGCTTCGAACGAGGTGATGCGTAGATCCCTGGTCACAGTCATGAGGTGGGCCTGCTCTCTAGCGCTCGGGCGGCGATACGGCCCACGCCCGAAGGTCCGGAGCCGACCGCCTAAATGACGAAAAGGCAGGAGACGAGTCTCTCTGCCTTTGGCTCCGGATGAACAGTTGATCAGCGCATGTGATCCTGGGCCCCACCCGGAGCCTGCACATAGCGCGAAAATCGACTGATCAGCGGCATGTTGTGAACCGTACCAGCCGAGACGACCACGACTCAAGTCGGCCGCCAGGACATCGACCCTTCCGCAACCCCTCACTCCCCGTTTGCCGGCGGTTACTGGGGCGGTGGCTAAGGTTCGTGACCTGTGAAAAGCGCAGCCGTCACCGCGGAGCCCGTCACCGTCAGGGACCCGTTCTTCGACAACGCCAAATACCTGGCGATCCTGCTGGTCGTGTGCGGTCACCTCATCGAGGACCAGCGGGACGCGGCCGTCCCGCACGCGCTCTACTTCTACGTCTACGTCTTCCACATGCCGCTGTTCATCGTGCTGAGCGGCTACCTGTCGCGCCGGTTCACGTTCTCGGCGGGGAAGGCGCGCAAGCTCATCTCGACGCTGGCGGTGCCGTACCTGATCTTCGAGTTCGCGTACTCGCTGCCCCGGCTGATCCTGTACGGGAAGTTCGAGCTGAGCCTGCTGGACCCGTACTACCTGACCTGGTTCCTGCTCTCGCTGTTCCTGTGGCGGCTGTCGACGCCGGTGTGGCAGCAGCTCAGGTGGCCGCTGGCGATCGCGGTCGCGCTGTCGCTGCTGACCGGGACGAGCGCGCTGCCCGACGAGCTGGCCATGAACCGGACGTTCGGCCTGCTGCCCTTCTACGTGCTGGGGCTGATGCTCAAGCCGGAGCACTTCGCGTGGCTGCGCAGACCGTCCATGCGGCTGACCGGGGCGTGCGTGCTCGGCCTGGGGCTGGCGGCGGCGCTGCTCGTGCACGACCGGGTGCCGACGGAGTGGATCAGGTGGCGCCTGCCCAACTCGGCGCTGCACGTGGACGACCTGACCGGCACGGCCGTCCGGCTGGGGCTGCTGGTGGCCGGGGCGGTGCTGGTGGCGGCGTTCCTCGCGGTGACGCCGGCGCGGCGCACGTGGTTCAGCGGGCCGGGCGCGGCCACCATGTACGCGTACCTGCTCCACGGTTTCGTGGTCAAGGTCGCCGAGCGGTTCGAGCTCGGCGTCCCGCTGTCGATCCTGCTCGGCGTGGCCGCCGCCACGCTGCTCTGCACCCCGCCGGTTCGCCGGATCTTCCACTGGGCGGTCGAGCCGCGCATGTCCTGGGCCTTCACCCCGCTCCGCCGACCATGACACGGTGTCGGGTATGGCCATCGACTTCACCCTCGCTCCCGAGCACGAGGAGATCCGCCGGCGGGTCCGCACCTTCATCCAGGACACCGTCATCCCCGCCGTGGAGGAGGTGAAGGAGGCCGGCCGGGACGCGTACCTCCGGACCATCTTCCAGCTCCGGGCCCAGGCCAAGGCGGAAGGGCTGTGGCTGCCCCACATGCCGAAGGAGTGGGGCGGCATGGGGCTGGGCCACGTGGAGCTGGCCATGGTGCAGTCCGAGGCGGCCAAGACCCGCATCGGCCCGTGGGTCCTGAACTGCATGGCGCCCGACGAGGGCAACACGCACACGCTCCTGCACTGGGCGACGGACGAGCAGAAGGAGAAGTACCTCCGCCCTCTCCTGGAGGGAACGCAGATGTCCTGCTTCGCCATGACCGAGCCGGAGGTGGCGGGCTCCGATCCGACCCTGATCCGGACCTCGGCCGTGCGCGACGGCGACGAATGGCTCGTCAACGGCCACAAATGGTTCATCTCCAATGCACGCCGGGCCAACTTCGCCATCCTCATCGCCCGTACGGAGGATGACGTGCCGGAGGGCTCGCGCGGCGCCAACACCGCCTTCCTCGTGGACCTGCCCCAGCCGGGCTGGAACGACGTACGCGAGGTGGAGACGATGCACGGCTCCACGGGCCACAGCGAGATCGTCATCGAGGACCTGCGCCTGCCCGACAGCCAGATCCTCGGCGGGCGCGGCAACGGCCACCGCCTCGGCCAGTATCGCCTCGGGCCGGCCCGGCTCGCCCACTGCATGCGGTGGATCTCCGAGGCGGAGACGGCCCTGGACATGATGGTCGACCGGGCGCTCAACCGCTACAGCCACGGCTCACTGCTGGCCGAGAAGCAGGGCATCCAGTGGATGATCGCCGACTCGGCCATGGAGCTGTACCAGTGCAAGCTGATGGTCCTCCACGCCGCCTCCAAGATCGACAAGGGCGAGGACTTCCGCACGGAGGTGTCGATGGCCAAGCACTTCGTCGCGGGCAGCCTCAACCGGATCGTGGACCGCGCGATCCAGGTGCACGGGGCGCTCGGCTACTCGACGGACACGCCGCTCGCGCACATGTTCCAGCACGCCCGCTGGGCGCGCTTCGCCGACGGCGCCGACGAGATCCACCAGATGCGCATCGCCGAACGCACGATAGCCGCCTACCAGGCGACCGGCTCGACCAGCTCGGCCACCGGCGGCCTCCCCCTGTGAACTCGGCTGCGGCGGGGGGCGGCCGGTACCTCGCTGCTCCGCTCCCACGCCAGGCCAGAGGCGGCTACGGCGGACTGGGACCAAGAACCACGGGAGCCTCTGCCCGACGACATATTTACACCATAGAGGGGCCTCGCCCCGTAAAGGAGGGCCGATCGAGATCCGACTGGTCCCTCAACTGGGCGGCGAACATCGGCTCCAGGGCGTTCAGCATGAGCGTCCTGGCTCGCTCCGTTCCGCCGGCGATCCTGCCCGCCATCGCCAGTGACACGCAGCCGTGCAGGAATGCCCAGATCGTGTCGACCGCACCGGGAGGATCGGCCAGCTCGGCCCCCCCGCGTCTGCGCGATGTCCTGCAACGCGCCGCGGAAGACGCGGAAGGCGTTCCTGGCCTCCAGCGGCGTCTCAGCCGTGCCGAACGGCACCCCGTCCATGCCGTTCATCGCCTGGTAGAGCTCCGGCGAGGCGAACGCGAACGCCCAGTACGCCTCGGCCATCGCGACCAGCCGCCCCTCAGGGGCGCCCTCCGCCGCCAGGCTCAGCCGCTCGGACAGCTCGGCGAAGCCGAGCGTCATCAGCTCGACGAGCAGATCCTCCTTGCTGGAGAAGTGCTGGTAGAGGATCGGCGCGCTGTATTCGAGCTTGCCGGCGATGCGGCGGATCGTGACCGCGTTCCAGCCCTCTTCGGAGGCGATGACCCGGGCCGCCTCCAGCAGCCGGACGCGCATCTCCTGCCGCTCCCGCTCGCGCCGCTTCTTGCTGGCGCTCGGCTCGGGCTGGGCCTTCGTCGTCACGATGCGTCCTCTCTCTTGACGCCGACATCCTATCGCCGGTCTAATTCCTAACATTGATAGATTTATGAACGACGTTAGGAGCGCATCGTGATCGTCGTGTTCGGCGGGACAGGCAGGGTCGGGCGTCAGATCGTGGAGGCACTCCGCCAGGAGGGAAAGGCGGTGCGCGTCGTCACCCGCGATCCCACCTCGGCGCACACGGTCCAGGGCGTCGAGGTTGTCGAAGGCGACGTCCACGACCGGCGCACGCTGGTCCGGGCCGCGGTCGGGGCGCGGGCGATCGTCTGCACCGTCCAGGGCGGCGACGGCAAAGGGAAGAACGGCCCCAAGGGCATCGAGGGCGCGGGGATCCCGAGCCTCATCGGCGTCGCGCGTGACACCGGGATCGAGAACTTCGTCTACGTCTCCTCCGCCAGCGCCCGCGCCGACAGCCCCGTGGAGTTCTTCCGGCTCAAGTTCGAGGTCGAGCGGGCACTGCGCACCAGCGGCCTGCCGTACTCGATCCTCCGGCCCACCCACCTGATGGACACCTGGGTGGAGCTGCTCGCCGAGTCGATCGGCAAGAAGGGCAAGGCCACCATATTCGGCTCAGGCGCCGGCCCCGTCTCATGGGTGGCCGGCAGGGACGTCGCCCGGGTCGCGGCCGCGCTCGCCGTCCGCCCCGGCGAGGGCTGGTCCGCCGACCTCGGCGGCCCAGAGCCGCTGACGCTCAGGCAGGTCAACGCGCTCATCGCGGCCTCGCTGGGCCTGCCGATCAAGGGCGAGAACAGGATGCCGGTCGGGATGCTCCGGGCGATGAGCCCCCTGACCAGGCCGTTCAACGAGGTACTCGCGCGGCGGATGCAGATGGGGGCGCTGCTGGACACCCAGCCGCAGATCGTCGACTCCGGCGCGGTCTGGGCCCGGTTCGGCGAGCCGCTGTCCCTGCCGGCCTGGCTGGAGATCAACCGCTCGAGCACCGGGGCGGCCGCGGCTTAGGCGACGTCGAGCAGGATCTCCAGCAGCTCCTGAGGAGCGTCGCGCATGAGGTTGTGCGCGCTGTCCACAGCGTGTGTGGTCCATGCAGGATCCTGACGCAGCCGCTCGTAGACGGGGGTGAACGGCGACTCGCCGTCCCATCCGGCCGCGTACACGTAGTCTCTGCGGCGGATGTGCGCGAGGTCGCCGGTGAGCCGGAGTGGCTGGAGCACCGACGCGAGCGGGTGGGCCGTGGCCCGCGGGTCGAAGAACGGCATCGGCCGGGTCGCGTAACCGCTCTCCTCCACGTCCACGTACCACCGCCGCTCCTGCTCGGAGACCAGGCTCCAGCAGGAGTCGCCGTGCCCGGGCACCACGGCGTCCAGGTACACCAGGCCGCGCACCCGCTCGGGCGCGCGGTCGGCGGCTCCGGTGATCACCATCCCGCCGTAGCTGTGGCCGATCAGAACGGCGTCCGTGATGTTCCCGGCCGCCAGCACTCCGATCACGTCCTGGATGTGCGTGTCGAGGTTCACGCCGCCGTGGAGCAGGTGGCCGCGCTCGCCGACCCCGGTCAGCGTCAGCGGGTACGCACGGTGCCCGTGGCTTCGCAGCCGCTCGGCGAGCTCGTCGAAGCACCAGCCGCCATGACACATACCGGGGATCAGGACAAATGTCGTCACCATCCGGATGCTAGCAGGGATCGAACCGATCGGTACCATCTGTGCTGATCCAGGACCGACTGCTGGCGCTTGACGTGTTCGGCGAGTGCTCAGTAGCTGCCGGCCAAGGGGGCAGGTTTCCCTAGGAGACCGTGAGTTTCGCGTGGTCGGTGTCGGGGAGCCAGTCGCGCTCGGGTGTGTAGTCCAGCCAGCGGCGGGTGCGGCCCGTTTCGGTGAAGCAGCGGAGCAGGGTGTCGAGGAACGGGTGGCGGTGCGATTCGCGCCAGGCCAGTGACCAGGCGTACAGCGGGGTCGGCTCGACGAGGGGGATCGAGCGCAGGCCCGAGTGGTCGGACAGCGGCGCGTCGGCAGGGAACAGCGTGAAGCACGAGGTGTCGGCGCGGATGTGCTGGACGAGGTGGTCCAAGCCCAGGTTGGGACCGTCCTGCCGCCGCGTGATCTGGAACTGGGTGGCGAAGCGGCGCAGGAAGTCCAGGCGGGTCAGCTCGGCCGGGCACCACAGGGTGCTGTCGCGTAGGTCGGCCGGGCGCAGTTCGTGGGCGCGGGCCAGCGGGTGGGACGTGCTGACTACCGCGTCGACGGGTTCCAGCCGCACCAGCCGCTGAGTGAGGCCCGCGTCGCGGCCGCCCGGCAGCGGGTGCACCCGGCCGAAGCCCAGGTCGGTGTCGCCGCGCAGCAGCGCCGCCGCGACCGATGGCCAGTCGCGTCCCGGGCCTGGTTCCAACCGCACCGTACCGAGCGCCTGCACCGCTTGGGCGACGGTGCGCATCGGCGCGTACAGGTGGCCCCACGTGTCGATCCGTACGGCCGGCCCGGTGCCCGTCACCGCCGTGACCGCGCGTTCCCCCGCCGCCAGCGCCTCACGCGCGGCCGGCAGGAACCGCTCGCCCGCCTCGGTCAGCCGGGTGCCGCCCTCGCGTTCGAACAGCCGGACCGCCAGCACCGTCTCCAGTCGCGCGATGCGCTTGGACAGTGCCTGCTGGCTGGTGTTCAGGTGTTCGGCGGCGCGCCCGAAGTGCAGCGTCTCGGCGGTCACGGCGAACGCTCGGACCAGGGCCAGGTCGAGATCCACGCCCATGACCATATGCGACAACCGTGCGTTGTCGGCTGAGCGGTCGCGTTGTTGGCCCGGCCACCGCCTCACCCGGTGAAGTGGTCGCAGACGCCACCGAGGGAGGTAACAACAATGAAGGCACTCATCCCAACCGGGGATCCCGCCGAACCGGTCGTGCTCGCCGATGTCCCCGAGCCGACGCCGCGCCCGGACGAGGTGCTGGTGAAGGTCGAAGCGTTCTCGATCAACCGGGGCGAGACGTTCAAGCTGGAGAATCCCGCGCCCGGTGACCGGCCCGGCAAGGACATCGCGGGGCTGGTGGTGCAGCCGGCCGCCGATGGCAGCGGGCCGGCCGGCATCACGCGGGTCGTCGGCCACCCCATGACGGGCGGCTGGGCGGAGTACGTCGCGGTGCCGACCGACGCGCTCGCGGAGCTGCCGGACACCGTCTCCGCGGCGCAGGGCGCGGCGCTGCCGCTGGCCGGGCTCACCGCGCTGCGGCTGCTGCGCACCGCCGGGGCCCTGCTGGGGCGGCGCGTACTGTTGACCGGCGCGTCGGGAGGTGTGGGGCACTATGTGACCGAGCTGGCCGCCGCGGCCGGGGCCGAGATCACCGCCGTGACCCGGGACGCCGAACGCGGGGCGCGGCTCAGCGAACTCGGCGCGGCCGAGATCGTCCATGACGTGGCCGACGCGCGCGGACCCTACGACATCGTGCTGGAGTCGACCGGCGGCCAGGCCCTGCCCCTCGCGCTGGCGCGGCTGGCCAGGCGCGGCACGCTCATCTGGTTCGGGCAGGCCGGCCGGACCCCGGCGACGCTCGACTTCTTCGACTTCTTCGCCGGGCCCGAGTCGGCCGTCATCCGCCACTTCCACTACCTCGACGCCGACACCGGCCTCGGCGACGACCTCGCGACGCTCGTCCGGCTGACCTCCCACGGCCGCCTGCACCCCGAGATCGGTCGTGTCGCCGACTGGGCCGACACCGCGACCACCCTCACCGACCTGCGCGACCGCCGCATCCGAGGCAAGGCCGTCCTCACCCTCTCCTGAACCGCCGCATCCCGGAACGACCGGAAACCACCGAAGGAGTACGACCATGACCACCACCACCGACCCGCGGACCGTCGTCATCCGCTACATCGAGGCCGTCCGCGACGGCGACGCCGAGATCATCCACGACAGCTTCGCCGAGGACGCGACCTGGCACTACCCGGGCGACCTGCCCATCTCCAATGTGTGGCAGGGCCGCGACGCGATCATCAACGACTTCCTGGGCGGCATGGGACCGGTTCTGGTCCCCGGAACACTGGAGATCGAGCTGGTCAGCACGATCGCCGAGGGCGACCGCGTGGTCGCCGAATGGACGTCCAAGGCCAGGACCGTCTACGGCGGCACCTACGACAACCGCTGCATCGGCATCTACACCGTCCGCGACAGCCGCATCGCCTCTGTCATCGAGTACGCCGACACCCGGCACGTGGCCGCCGCCCTCTTCCCGGCCCACCACACCCCCCGGCCCACCGGTACCGAGTGAGCCGCCCGGCGGGGTCCGGTCGGACCGGACCCCGCCGGGCGGCGCACAAGGGCTCAGCCGGAGAAGAGCGCGCTGTGAACGTCCACAGGGTTGGCGGCATCGCCGGTGGCCACGCCGTACACGGCCGTGAAGGCGTTCCCGCCGACCGAGACCAGGCCGGTGTAGTCCCCGACCAGGCGTCCCACGCTCGTCGCCGGCACCTTACGCGCGTCGAACGGCCCCTCGATGTGCTGCTCGCTCCACGCCCCGGACCGCGTGCAGTCGGTCGCGCAGGTGACGGCCCACACATCGGTGGGCAGCGTGGCGGGATCCGGGGTGTTGTTACGGAAGTCGTAGTAGGTGACCGCCACGGTGCCCGTCCGGGACGCGGCGACGACCGGTACGGCGGCGGAACCGGTGGGCGTCTTGTCCACGCGGACCGGGCTGGACCACGTCTTCCCGCCGTTCGTCGACCGCGAGTAGGCCACGTGGAAGGTGCCGTCGGAGTCCTGGCTCTGCCAGACCGCGTTCACCACCTGCGTGCCGGGCTGGGCGGCCAGCAGCGGCAAGGAGGCGTTGCGGAGCGGGTCACCCGAGTTGTCCGGGTCCGGGATGCGAGGGCCCACCGCGAGCGGGGCCGGAACGTTCAGCGTCGGCGCCGACCAGGTCCGGCCGCCGTCGGTCGAGCGGATGACCTGGGTGGCACCGTCGGTGTCCGTCTCGTGGTGCATGCCGATCAGCAGCGTCCCGTCCGCGAGCGGCACCAGCTGGGTGCCGATGACGCCGCTGTTGGCGGGTACGTCGTACACCTTGCTCGTGGTCCAGGTGCGCCCGTCGTCGGTCGACTTCGCCAGGTAGATCGGCTGTACCCAGCTTTCCTCCGTGCTGTCGATGCGGTCCCAGACCGCGTAGACCACGCCCGGGTGATAGGGATCAGCGGTCACCGACGGGCGATCGTTGAAGAAGCGCGGATTGTCGTCCCGTTGCAGGGTGACCGGCGCGTCCCAGTGCCGGCCGCCGTCAGCGGACCGGGACACCAGAATGGCGGTCACCTCGCCGGTGCGGGACAGCGAGAACGACGCGGCCACCGCCGCACCCGACGGTGTGACCGTGACCCAGTTGTCGGTCGTGACGTCGTAGTCTCCGCCGTTGGCGGCCGTGCCGCCGTTGCACCGGGAGAAGGCGGGCAGGTTCTCGGACCGCCGCCAGGTCTTGCCGTAGTCGTCCGACACGGCGGTGACCGCGCCGTTGCTGCCGTACCGGTTCCAGCGGTCCTGCTGGAACACCGTGACGAGGTGCCACGGACGGTTCGGGTCCCGCGCCAGCATGGGCAGGACCTCGGCGTTGGGGTTCAGGGTGTAGCCGTCGGCCGGGGGAAGCCCGCAGCCTGCGGGCAGCGGGCTGGTGCCCGAGACCGGCCGCACGATGGCAGGTCCGGAACGTGAGGCATCATCCGCGGCGGCGGGCTGCGCGACGGCGCAGGCCAACAGGATGGCCGCTGCGGGTAACAATGCCCTGGAGCGTCGGATCACGAGCCTTCCTCATCTTTGTTGATGGGGTGTCCATTGGGAGCGTTGCCGCCCCGTCGGGGAATCT
This genomic interval from Nonomuraea helvata contains the following:
- a CDS encoding acyltransferase family protein gives rise to the protein MKSAAVTAEPVTVRDPFFDNAKYLAILLVVCGHLIEDQRDAAVPHALYFYVYVFHMPLFIVLSGYLSRRFTFSAGKARKLISTLAVPYLIFEFAYSLPRLILYGKFELSLLDPYYLTWFLLSLFLWRLSTPVWQQLRWPLAIAVALSLLTGTSALPDELAMNRTFGLLPFYVLGLMLKPEHFAWLRRPSMRLTGACVLGLGLAAALLVHDRVPTEWIRWRLPNSALHVDDLTGTAVRLGLLVAGAVLVAAFLAVTPARRTWFSGPGAATMYAYLLHGFVVKVAERFELGVPLSILLGVAAATLLCTPPVRRIFHWAVEPRMSWAFTPLRRP
- a CDS encoding acyl-CoA dehydrogenase family protein, which translates into the protein MAIDFTLAPEHEEIRRRVRTFIQDTVIPAVEEVKEAGRDAYLRTIFQLRAQAKAEGLWLPHMPKEWGGMGLGHVELAMVQSEAAKTRIGPWVLNCMAPDEGNTHTLLHWATDEQKEKYLRPLLEGTQMSCFAMTEPEVAGSDPTLIRTSAVRDGDEWLVNGHKWFISNARRANFAILIARTEDDVPEGSRGANTAFLVDLPQPGWNDVREVETMHGSTGHSEIVIEDLRLPDSQILGGRGNGHRLGQYRLGPARLAHCMRWISEAETALDMMVDRALNRYSHGSLLAEKQGIQWMIADSAMELYQCKLMVLHAASKIDKGEDFRTEVSMAKHFVAGSLNRIVDRAIQVHGALGYSTDTPLAHMFQHARWARFADGADEIHQMRIAERTIAAYQATGSTSSATGGLPL
- a CDS encoding TetR/AcrR family transcriptional regulator; translation: MTTKAQPEPSASKKRRERERQEMRVRLLEAARVIASEEGWNAVTIRRIAGKLEYSAPILYQHFSSKEDLLVELMTLGFAELSERLSLAAEGAPEGRLVAMAEAYWAFAFASPELYQAMNGMDGVPFGTAETPLEARNAFRVFRGALQDIAQTRGGRAGRSSRCGRHDLGIPARLRVTGDGGQDRRRNGASQDAHAERPGADVRRPVEGPVGSRSALLYGARPLYGVNMSSGRGSRGSWSQSAVAASGLAWERSSEVPAAPRRSRVHRGRPPVAELVEPVAW
- a CDS encoding SDR family oxidoreductase; translation: MIVVFGGTGRVGRQIVEALRQEGKAVRVVTRDPTSAHTVQGVEVVEGDVHDRRTLVRAAVGARAIVCTVQGGDGKGKNGPKGIEGAGIPSLIGVARDTGIENFVYVSSASARADSPVEFFRLKFEVERALRTSGLPYSILRPTHLMDTWVELLAESIGKKGKATIFGSGAGPVSWVAGRDVARVAAALAVRPGEGWSADLGGPEPLTLRQVNALIAASLGLPIKGENRMPVGMLRAMSPLTRPFNEVLARRMQMGALLDTQPQIVDSGAVWARFGEPLSLPAWLEINRSSTGAAAA
- a CDS encoding alpha/beta fold hydrolase, whose product is MTTFVLIPGMCHGGWCFDELAERLRSHGHRAYPLTLTGVGERGHLLHGGVNLDTHIQDVIGVLAAGNITDAVLIGHSYGGMVITGAADRAPERVRGLVYLDAVVPGHGDSCWSLVSEQERRWYVDVEESGYATRPMPFFDPRATAHPLASVLQPLRLTGDLAHIRRRDYVYAAGWDGESPFTPVYERLRQDPAWTTHAVDSAHNLMRDAPQELLEILLDVA
- a CDS encoding LysR family transcriptional regulator, yielding MGVDLDLALVRAFAVTAETLHFGRAAEHLNTSQQALSKRIARLETVLAVRLFEREGGTRLTEAGERFLPAAREALAAGERAVTAVTGTGPAVRIDTWGHLYAPMRTVAQAVQALGTVRLEPGPGRDWPSVAAALLRGDTDLGFGRVHPLPGGRDAGLTQRLVRLEPVDAVVSTSHPLARAHELRPADLRDSTLWCPAELTRLDFLRRFATQFQITRRQDGPNLGLDHLVQHIRADTSCFTLFPADAPLSDHSGLRSIPLVEPTPLYAWSLAWRESHRHPFLDTLLRCFTETGRTRRWLDYTPERDWLPDTDHAKLTVS